In Oenanthe melanoleuca isolate GR-GAL-2019-014 linkage group LGE22, OMel1.0, whole genome shotgun sequence, the following proteins share a genomic window:
- the LARP4 gene encoding la-related protein 4 isoform X3, with amino-acid sequence MLLFVEQVTSKGAGLNPNAKVWQEVPQGSGEALPPTNGTEHTWQETAAAQGTPAEGNIEISEDSCKQYEVMYSPSCEATRNGTGVEAAANGIVLATEDLGYQIYEVSGDGSSTVSTEDIRECLRKQLEFCFSRENLSKDLYLMSQMDSDQFVPIWTIANMEGIKKLTTDMDLILEVLRSSPMVQVDERGEKVRPNHKRCIIILREIPETTPIEEVKALFKNENCPKVISCEFAHNNNWYVTFQSDTDAQQAFKYLREEVKTFQGKPVMARIKAINTFFAKNGYRVVDSSVYPQPVQTQAQFASPLFMQPVYSPQQYSIYSIVPQTWSPNPAPYFETPLAPFPNGGFVNGFNTPGSYKTNAASLSIGRPFHRNRVKPHFRSSSSSEHPEGPPGAGALPMGDLSRTSSRNFVMERHNNSLTGHQEPGYSQKDSPTAQLEQNGDYGVGRGRRNVFRGRRRREDDRVSRPQPSAETKTQTPKFDLLASNFPPLPGSTAKILGEPVLESRMSDIVKGVCKEKESKESPSPCPAPAADEPAPSAAQAPAPSISSPSQPEPVLLSTVQPESKPEEVSAPKDVASPASPPASICPVSAAKAPRTNSSSPAAPASAAPALSVQEPRKLSYAEVCQKPPKEPPPVPVQPLREQRTNIVPPAKNEENGTGEKAQEKVPHERPEGRMKDFSGFRGSAAPRGAAGRIRENQRRQFGRRSSPQGAPRRVGKEQFVGKEQQFVGKEQQFMGKEQYKEQFVGKEQQFMGKEQYKEQFVGKEQQSVGKEQYKEQYKEQFVPPRSPK; translated from the exons ATGCTGCTGTTCGTGGAG CAGGTAACATCGAAAGGTGCTGGCTTGAACCCCAACGCAAAAGTGTGGCAAGAggtgccccagggcagtggtgaggCCCTGCCCCCCACCAATGGCACAGAGCACACGTggcaggagacagcagcagcccaggggacaccagcTGAGG GTAACATAGAGATCTCAGAGGACAGCTGCAAGCAGTATGAAGTGATGTATTCCCCATCCTGTGAAGCCACAAGGAATGGCACAGGAGTTGAGGCAGCAGCAAATGGAATTGTCCTGGCAACTGAAGATCTGGGATACCAAATCTATGAAGTGTCTG GTGATGGCAGCTCCACTGTGTCCACAGAAGACATTAGAGAATGTTTGAGAAAACAGCTTGAGTTCTGCTTCTCACG aGAGAATCTTTCAAAGGATCTCTACCTGATGTCTCAGATGGACAGTGATCAGTTTGTTCCAATATGGACAATTGCCAACATGGAAGGGATTAAGAAGCTGACAACGGATATGGACCTTATTCTTGAAGTTTTGAGAT CTTCTCCAATGGTACAAGTGGATGAAAGGGGGGAGAAAGTCAGACCAAACCACAAACGATGTATTATCATTCTCCGTGAGATCCCTGAAACAACACCTATCGAG GAGGTGAAGGCTCTGTTCAAGAATGAGAACTGCCCCAAGGTGATAAGCTGTGAGTTTGCTCACAACAACAACTGGTACGTTACATTCCAGTCCGACACAGACGCGCAACAG GCATTCAAATACTTAAGGGAAGAAGTGAAAACCTTTCAGGGCAAGCCAGTAATG GCCAGGATAAAAGCCATCAACACATTTTTTGCTAAGAATGGTTACCGGGTGGTGGATTCCAGTGTGTatccccagcctgtgcagacCCAAGCCCAGTTTGCCTCCCCCCTGTTTATGCAGCCTGTATATAGCCCTCAGCAGTACTCCATTTACAGCATCGTGCCTCAGACCTGGTCTCCAAATCCTGCACCTTACTTTGAGACACCACTG GCCCCGTTTCCCAACGGTGGATTTGTGAATGGCTTTAATACACCAGGATCATATAAAACAAATGCTGCTTCTCTGAGTATAGGTCGCCCATTCCACAGGAATAG ggtGAAGCCTCATTTCcgctcctccagcagctcagagcaccCTGAGGGGCCACCCGGTGCTGGTGCCCTGCCCATGGGGGACCTGAGCAGAACCAGCTCCAGGAATTTTGTCATGGAGAGACACAACAACTCCTTGACTGGGCACCAAGAGCCAGGGTATTCCCAGAAGGATTCTCCCAcggcacagctggagcagaacGGCGACTACGGCGTCGGCAGGGGCAG GAGGAACGTCTTCAGAGGTCGGAGGAGACGGGAGGACGACCGAGTTTCA agacCTCAGCcttcagcagaaacaaagacTCAGACACCAAAGTTTGACTTGCTTGCATCCAATTTCCCACCTttgcctggcagcacagcaaaaatTCTGGGAgagcctgtgctggagagcaggatgTCCGACATTGTTAAAGGAGTCTGCAAAGAGAAG gagaGCAAAGAGTCCCCGTCCCCCTGCCCGGCTCCTGCTGCGGACGAACCAGCGCCCAGCGCTGCCCAAGCGCCCGCGCCCAGCATCAGCTCCCCGAGCCAGcctgagcctgtgctgctgag CACGGTTCAGCCAGAGAGCAAACCAGAAGAAGTGTCAGCTCCGAAGGATGTGGCCAGCCCAGCTTCTCCACCTGCATCCATCTGTCCTGTGAGTGCTGCAAAGGCACCCAGGACAAACAGCtcctcacctgctgctccagcaagtgcagctcctgccctgtcaGTGCAG GAGCCTCGCAAGCTCAGCTACGCCGAAGTTTGCCAGAAGCCCCCAAAGGAGCCACCCCCAGTCCCTGTCCAGCCTCTGAGGGAACAGCGCACCAACATCGTTCCCCCTGCCAAAAACGAGGAGAATGGCACAGGGGAGAAGGCTCAGGAGAAGGTTCCTCACGAGAGGCCTGAAGGAAGAATGAAGGATTTCTCCGGGTTCCGCGGCAGCgcagctcccaggggagctgctgggagaatCAGGGAAAATCAGAGGCGCCAGTTTGGACGCAGATCTTCGCCTCAGGGAGCGCCACGCCGCGTGGGCAAGGAGCAGTTCGTGGGCAAGGAGCAGCAATTCgtgggcaaggagcagcagttcATGGGCAAGGAGCAGTACAAGGAGCAATTCgtgggcaaggagcagcagttcATGGGCAAGGAGCAGTACAAGGAGCAATTCgtgggcaaggagcagcagtcTGTGGGCAAGGAGCAGTACAAGGAGCAGTACAAGGAGCAGTTTGTGCCACCCCGGTCACCAAAGTAA
- the LARP4 gene encoding la-related protein 4 isoform X5 — protein MLLFVEQVTSKGAGLNPNAKVWQEVPQGSGEALPPTNGTEHTWQETAAAQGTPAEGNIEISEDSCKQYEVMYSPSCEATRNGTGVEAAANGIVLATEDLGYQIYEVSGDGSSTVSTEDIRECLRKQLEFCFSRENLSKDLYLMSQMDSDQFVPIWTIANMEGIKKLTTDMDLILEVLRSSPMVQVDERGEKVRPNHKRCIIILREIPETTPIEEVKALFKNENCPKVISCEFAHNNNWYVTFQSDTDAQQAFKYLREEVKTFQGKPVMARIKAINTFFAKNGYRVVDSSVYPQPVQTQAQFASPLFMQPVYSPQQYSIYSIVPQTWSPNPAPYFETPLAPFPNGGFVNGFNTPGSYKTNAASLSIGRPFHRNR, from the exons ATGCTGCTGTTCGTGGAG CAGGTAACATCGAAAGGTGCTGGCTTGAACCCCAACGCAAAAGTGTGGCAAGAggtgccccagggcagtggtgaggCCCTGCCCCCCACCAATGGCACAGAGCACACGTggcaggagacagcagcagcccaggggacaccagcTGAGG GTAACATAGAGATCTCAGAGGACAGCTGCAAGCAGTATGAAGTGATGTATTCCCCATCCTGTGAAGCCACAAGGAATGGCACAGGAGTTGAGGCAGCAGCAAATGGAATTGTCCTGGCAACTGAAGATCTGGGATACCAAATCTATGAAGTGTCTG GTGATGGCAGCTCCACTGTGTCCACAGAAGACATTAGAGAATGTTTGAGAAAACAGCTTGAGTTCTGCTTCTCACG aGAGAATCTTTCAAAGGATCTCTACCTGATGTCTCAGATGGACAGTGATCAGTTTGTTCCAATATGGACAATTGCCAACATGGAAGGGATTAAGAAGCTGACAACGGATATGGACCTTATTCTTGAAGTTTTGAGAT CTTCTCCAATGGTACAAGTGGATGAAAGGGGGGAGAAAGTCAGACCAAACCACAAACGATGTATTATCATTCTCCGTGAGATCCCTGAAACAACACCTATCGAG GAGGTGAAGGCTCTGTTCAAGAATGAGAACTGCCCCAAGGTGATAAGCTGTGAGTTTGCTCACAACAACAACTGGTACGTTACATTCCAGTCCGACACAGACGCGCAACAG GCATTCAAATACTTAAGGGAAGAAGTGAAAACCTTTCAGGGCAAGCCAGTAATG GCCAGGATAAAAGCCATCAACACATTTTTTGCTAAGAATGGTTACCGGGTGGTGGATTCCAGTGTGTatccccagcctgtgcagacCCAAGCCCAGTTTGCCTCCCCCCTGTTTATGCAGCCTGTATATAGCCCTCAGCAGTACTCCATTTACAGCATCGTGCCTCAGACCTGGTCTCCAAATCCTGCACCTTACTTTGAGACACCACTG GCCCCGTTTCCCAACGGTGGATTTGTGAATGGCTTTAATACACCAGGATCATATAAAACAAATGCTGCTTCTCTGAGTATAGGTCGCCCATTCCACAGGAATAGGTAA
- the LARP4 gene encoding la-related protein 4 isoform X4: MLLFVEVTSKGAGLNPNAKVWQEVPQGSGEALPPTNGTEHTWQETAAAQGTPAEGNIEISEDSCKQYEVMYSPSCEATRNGTGVEAAANGIVLATEDLGYQIYEVSGDGSSTVSTEDIRECLRKQLEFCFSRENLSKDLYLMSQMDSDQFVPIWTIANMEGIKKLTTDMDLILEVLRSSPMVQVDERGEKVRPNHKRCIIILREIPETTPIEEVKALFKNENCPKVISCEFAHNNNWYVTFQSDTDAQQAFKYLREEVKTFQGKPVMARIKAINTFFAKNGYRVVDSSVYPQPVQTQAQFASPLFMQPVYSPQQYSIYSIVPQTWSPNPAPYFETPLAPFPNGGFVNGFNTPGSYKTNAASLSIGRPFHRNRVKPHFRSSSSSEHPEGPPGAGALPMGDLSRTSSRNFVMERHNNSLTGHQEPGYSQKDSPTAQLEQNGDYGVGRGRRNVFRGRRRREDDRVSRPQPSAETKTQTPKFDLLASNFPPLPGSTAKILGEPVLESRMSDIVKGVCKEKESKESPSPCPAPAADEPAPSAAQAPAPSISSPSQPEPVLLSTVQPESKPEEVSAPKDVASPASPPASICPVSAAKAPRTNSSSPAAPASAAPALSVQEPRKLSYAEVCQKPPKEPPPVPVQPLREQRTNIVPPAKNEENGTGEKAQEKVPHERPEGRMKDFSGFRGSAAPRGAAGRIRENQRRQFGRRSSPQGAPRRVGKEQFVGKEQQFVGKEQQFMGKEQYKEQFVGKEQQFMGKEQYKEQFVGKEQQSVGKEQYKEQYKEQFVPPRSPK, encoded by the exons ATGCTGCTGTTCGTGGAG GTAACATCGAAAGGTGCTGGCTTGAACCCCAACGCAAAAGTGTGGCAAGAggtgccccagggcagtggtgaggCCCTGCCCCCCACCAATGGCACAGAGCACACGTggcaggagacagcagcagcccaggggacaccagcTGAGG GTAACATAGAGATCTCAGAGGACAGCTGCAAGCAGTATGAAGTGATGTATTCCCCATCCTGTGAAGCCACAAGGAATGGCACAGGAGTTGAGGCAGCAGCAAATGGAATTGTCCTGGCAACTGAAGATCTGGGATACCAAATCTATGAAGTGTCTG GTGATGGCAGCTCCACTGTGTCCACAGAAGACATTAGAGAATGTTTGAGAAAACAGCTTGAGTTCTGCTTCTCACG aGAGAATCTTTCAAAGGATCTCTACCTGATGTCTCAGATGGACAGTGATCAGTTTGTTCCAATATGGACAATTGCCAACATGGAAGGGATTAAGAAGCTGACAACGGATATGGACCTTATTCTTGAAGTTTTGAGAT CTTCTCCAATGGTACAAGTGGATGAAAGGGGGGAGAAAGTCAGACCAAACCACAAACGATGTATTATCATTCTCCGTGAGATCCCTGAAACAACACCTATCGAG GAGGTGAAGGCTCTGTTCAAGAATGAGAACTGCCCCAAGGTGATAAGCTGTGAGTTTGCTCACAACAACAACTGGTACGTTACATTCCAGTCCGACACAGACGCGCAACAG GCATTCAAATACTTAAGGGAAGAAGTGAAAACCTTTCAGGGCAAGCCAGTAATG GCCAGGATAAAAGCCATCAACACATTTTTTGCTAAGAATGGTTACCGGGTGGTGGATTCCAGTGTGTatccccagcctgtgcagacCCAAGCCCAGTTTGCCTCCCCCCTGTTTATGCAGCCTGTATATAGCCCTCAGCAGTACTCCATTTACAGCATCGTGCCTCAGACCTGGTCTCCAAATCCTGCACCTTACTTTGAGACACCACTG GCCCCGTTTCCCAACGGTGGATTTGTGAATGGCTTTAATACACCAGGATCATATAAAACAAATGCTGCTTCTCTGAGTATAGGTCGCCCATTCCACAGGAATAG ggtGAAGCCTCATTTCcgctcctccagcagctcagagcaccCTGAGGGGCCACCCGGTGCTGGTGCCCTGCCCATGGGGGACCTGAGCAGAACCAGCTCCAGGAATTTTGTCATGGAGAGACACAACAACTCCTTGACTGGGCACCAAGAGCCAGGGTATTCCCAGAAGGATTCTCCCAcggcacagctggagcagaacGGCGACTACGGCGTCGGCAGGGGCAG GAGGAACGTCTTCAGAGGTCGGAGGAGACGGGAGGACGACCGAGTTTCA agacCTCAGCcttcagcagaaacaaagacTCAGACACCAAAGTTTGACTTGCTTGCATCCAATTTCCCACCTttgcctggcagcacagcaaaaatTCTGGGAgagcctgtgctggagagcaggatgTCCGACATTGTTAAAGGAGTCTGCAAAGAGAAG gagaGCAAAGAGTCCCCGTCCCCCTGCCCGGCTCCTGCTGCGGACGAACCAGCGCCCAGCGCTGCCCAAGCGCCCGCGCCCAGCATCAGCTCCCCGAGCCAGcctgagcctgtgctgctgag CACGGTTCAGCCAGAGAGCAAACCAGAAGAAGTGTCAGCTCCGAAGGATGTGGCCAGCCCAGCTTCTCCACCTGCATCCATCTGTCCTGTGAGTGCTGCAAAGGCACCCAGGACAAACAGCtcctcacctgctgctccagcaagtgcagctcctgccctgtcaGTGCAG GAGCCTCGCAAGCTCAGCTACGCCGAAGTTTGCCAGAAGCCCCCAAAGGAGCCACCCCCAGTCCCTGTCCAGCCTCTGAGGGAACAGCGCACCAACATCGTTCCCCCTGCCAAAAACGAGGAGAATGGCACAGGGGAGAAGGCTCAGGAGAAGGTTCCTCACGAGAGGCCTGAAGGAAGAATGAAGGATTTCTCCGGGTTCCGCGGCAGCgcagctcccaggggagctgctgggagaatCAGGGAAAATCAGAGGCGCCAGTTTGGACGCAGATCTTCGCCTCAGGGAGCGCCACGCCGCGTGGGCAAGGAGCAGTTCGTGGGCAAGGAGCAGCAATTCgtgggcaaggagcagcagttcATGGGCAAGGAGCAGTACAAGGAGCAATTCgtgggcaaggagcagcagttcATGGGCAAGGAGCAGTACAAGGAGCAATTCgtgggcaaggagcagcagtcTGTGGGCAAGGAGCAGTACAAGGAGCAGTACAAGGAGCAGTTTGTGCCACCCCGGTCACCAAAGTAA
- the LARP4 gene encoding la-related protein 4 isoform X1, whose translation MLSDVNKERLKATLLMEQVTSKGAGLNPNAKVWQEVPQGSGEALPPTNGTEHTWQETAAAQGTPAEGNIEISEDSCKQYEVMYSPSCEATRNGTGVEAAANGIVLATEDLGYQIYEVSGDGSSTVSTEDIRECLRKQLEFCFSRENLSKDLYLMSQMDSDQFVPIWTIANMEGIKKLTTDMDLILEVLRSSPMVQVDERGEKVRPNHKRCIIILREIPETTPIEEVKALFKNENCPKVISCEFAHNNNWYVTFQSDTDAQQAFKYLREEVKTFQGKPVMARIKAINTFFAKNGYRVVDSSVYPQPVQTQAQFASPLFMQPVYSPQQYSIYSIVPQTWSPNPAPYFETPLAPFPNGGFVNGFNTPGSYKTNAASLSIGRPFHRNRVKPHFRSSSSSEHPEGPPGAGALPMGDLSRTSSRNFVMERHNNSLTGHQEPGYSQKDSPTAQLEQNGDYGVGRGRRNVFRGRRRREDDRVSRPQPSAETKTQTPKFDLLASNFPPLPGSTAKILGEPVLESRMSDIVKGVCKEKESKESPSPCPAPAADEPAPSAAQAPAPSISSPSQPEPVLLSTVQPESKPEEVSAPKDVASPASPPASICPVSAAKAPRTNSSSPAAPASAAPALSVQEPRKLSYAEVCQKPPKEPPPVPVQPLREQRTNIVPPAKNEENGTGEKAQEKVPHERPEGRMKDFSGFRGSAAPRGAAGRIRENQRRQFGRRSSPQGAPRRVGKEQFVGKEQQFVGKEQQFMGKEQYKEQFVGKEQQFMGKEQYKEQFVGKEQQSVGKEQYKEQYKEQFVPPRSPK comes from the exons ATGTTGTCGGATGTCAATAAAGAGAGGTTGAAGGCAACACTTCTAATGGAG CAGGTAACATCGAAAGGTGCTGGCTTGAACCCCAACGCAAAAGTGTGGCAAGAggtgccccagggcagtggtgaggCCCTGCCCCCCACCAATGGCACAGAGCACACGTggcaggagacagcagcagcccaggggacaccagcTGAGG GTAACATAGAGATCTCAGAGGACAGCTGCAAGCAGTATGAAGTGATGTATTCCCCATCCTGTGAAGCCACAAGGAATGGCACAGGAGTTGAGGCAGCAGCAAATGGAATTGTCCTGGCAACTGAAGATCTGGGATACCAAATCTATGAAGTGTCTG GTGATGGCAGCTCCACTGTGTCCACAGAAGACATTAGAGAATGTTTGAGAAAACAGCTTGAGTTCTGCTTCTCACG aGAGAATCTTTCAAAGGATCTCTACCTGATGTCTCAGATGGACAGTGATCAGTTTGTTCCAATATGGACAATTGCCAACATGGAAGGGATTAAGAAGCTGACAACGGATATGGACCTTATTCTTGAAGTTTTGAGAT CTTCTCCAATGGTACAAGTGGATGAAAGGGGGGAGAAAGTCAGACCAAACCACAAACGATGTATTATCATTCTCCGTGAGATCCCTGAAACAACACCTATCGAG GAGGTGAAGGCTCTGTTCAAGAATGAGAACTGCCCCAAGGTGATAAGCTGTGAGTTTGCTCACAACAACAACTGGTACGTTACATTCCAGTCCGACACAGACGCGCAACAG GCATTCAAATACTTAAGGGAAGAAGTGAAAACCTTTCAGGGCAAGCCAGTAATG GCCAGGATAAAAGCCATCAACACATTTTTTGCTAAGAATGGTTACCGGGTGGTGGATTCCAGTGTGTatccccagcctgtgcagacCCAAGCCCAGTTTGCCTCCCCCCTGTTTATGCAGCCTGTATATAGCCCTCAGCAGTACTCCATTTACAGCATCGTGCCTCAGACCTGGTCTCCAAATCCTGCACCTTACTTTGAGACACCACTG GCCCCGTTTCCCAACGGTGGATTTGTGAATGGCTTTAATACACCAGGATCATATAAAACAAATGCTGCTTCTCTGAGTATAGGTCGCCCATTCCACAGGAATAG ggtGAAGCCTCATTTCcgctcctccagcagctcagagcaccCTGAGGGGCCACCCGGTGCTGGTGCCCTGCCCATGGGGGACCTGAGCAGAACCAGCTCCAGGAATTTTGTCATGGAGAGACACAACAACTCCTTGACTGGGCACCAAGAGCCAGGGTATTCCCAGAAGGATTCTCCCAcggcacagctggagcagaacGGCGACTACGGCGTCGGCAGGGGCAG GAGGAACGTCTTCAGAGGTCGGAGGAGACGGGAGGACGACCGAGTTTCA agacCTCAGCcttcagcagaaacaaagacTCAGACACCAAAGTTTGACTTGCTTGCATCCAATTTCCCACCTttgcctggcagcacagcaaaaatTCTGGGAgagcctgtgctggagagcaggatgTCCGACATTGTTAAAGGAGTCTGCAAAGAGAAG gagaGCAAAGAGTCCCCGTCCCCCTGCCCGGCTCCTGCTGCGGACGAACCAGCGCCCAGCGCTGCCCAAGCGCCCGCGCCCAGCATCAGCTCCCCGAGCCAGcctgagcctgtgctgctgag CACGGTTCAGCCAGAGAGCAAACCAGAAGAAGTGTCAGCTCCGAAGGATGTGGCCAGCCCAGCTTCTCCACCTGCATCCATCTGTCCTGTGAGTGCTGCAAAGGCACCCAGGACAAACAGCtcctcacctgctgctccagcaagtgcagctcctgccctgtcaGTGCAG GAGCCTCGCAAGCTCAGCTACGCCGAAGTTTGCCAGAAGCCCCCAAAGGAGCCACCCCCAGTCCCTGTCCAGCCTCTGAGGGAACAGCGCACCAACATCGTTCCCCCTGCCAAAAACGAGGAGAATGGCACAGGGGAGAAGGCTCAGGAGAAGGTTCCTCACGAGAGGCCTGAAGGAAGAATGAAGGATTTCTCCGGGTTCCGCGGCAGCgcagctcccaggggagctgctgggagaatCAGGGAAAATCAGAGGCGCCAGTTTGGACGCAGATCTTCGCCTCAGGGAGCGCCACGCCGCGTGGGCAAGGAGCAGTTCGTGGGCAAGGAGCAGCAATTCgtgggcaaggagcagcagttcATGGGCAAGGAGCAGTACAAGGAGCAATTCgtgggcaaggagcagcagttcATGGGCAAGGAGCAGTACAAGGAGCAATTCgtgggcaaggagcagcagtcTGTGGGCAAGGAGCAGTACAAGGAGCAGTACAAGGAGCAGTTTGTGCCACCCCGGTCACCAAAGTAA
- the LARP4 gene encoding la-related protein 4 isoform X2, whose product MLSDVNKERLKATLLMEVTSKGAGLNPNAKVWQEVPQGSGEALPPTNGTEHTWQETAAAQGTPAEGNIEISEDSCKQYEVMYSPSCEATRNGTGVEAAANGIVLATEDLGYQIYEVSGDGSSTVSTEDIRECLRKQLEFCFSRENLSKDLYLMSQMDSDQFVPIWTIANMEGIKKLTTDMDLILEVLRSSPMVQVDERGEKVRPNHKRCIIILREIPETTPIEEVKALFKNENCPKVISCEFAHNNNWYVTFQSDTDAQQAFKYLREEVKTFQGKPVMARIKAINTFFAKNGYRVVDSSVYPQPVQTQAQFASPLFMQPVYSPQQYSIYSIVPQTWSPNPAPYFETPLAPFPNGGFVNGFNTPGSYKTNAASLSIGRPFHRNRVKPHFRSSSSSEHPEGPPGAGALPMGDLSRTSSRNFVMERHNNSLTGHQEPGYSQKDSPTAQLEQNGDYGVGRGRRNVFRGRRRREDDRVSRPQPSAETKTQTPKFDLLASNFPPLPGSTAKILGEPVLESRMSDIVKGVCKEKESKESPSPCPAPAADEPAPSAAQAPAPSISSPSQPEPVLLSTVQPESKPEEVSAPKDVASPASPPASICPVSAAKAPRTNSSSPAAPASAAPALSVQEPRKLSYAEVCQKPPKEPPPVPVQPLREQRTNIVPPAKNEENGTGEKAQEKVPHERPEGRMKDFSGFRGSAAPRGAAGRIRENQRRQFGRRSSPQGAPRRVGKEQFVGKEQQFVGKEQQFMGKEQYKEQFVGKEQQFMGKEQYKEQFVGKEQQSVGKEQYKEQYKEQFVPPRSPK is encoded by the exons ATGTTGTCGGATGTCAATAAAGAGAGGTTGAAGGCAACACTTCTAATGGAG GTAACATCGAAAGGTGCTGGCTTGAACCCCAACGCAAAAGTGTGGCAAGAggtgccccagggcagtggtgaggCCCTGCCCCCCACCAATGGCACAGAGCACACGTggcaggagacagcagcagcccaggggacaccagcTGAGG GTAACATAGAGATCTCAGAGGACAGCTGCAAGCAGTATGAAGTGATGTATTCCCCATCCTGTGAAGCCACAAGGAATGGCACAGGAGTTGAGGCAGCAGCAAATGGAATTGTCCTGGCAACTGAAGATCTGGGATACCAAATCTATGAAGTGTCTG GTGATGGCAGCTCCACTGTGTCCACAGAAGACATTAGAGAATGTTTGAGAAAACAGCTTGAGTTCTGCTTCTCACG aGAGAATCTTTCAAAGGATCTCTACCTGATGTCTCAGATGGACAGTGATCAGTTTGTTCCAATATGGACAATTGCCAACATGGAAGGGATTAAGAAGCTGACAACGGATATGGACCTTATTCTTGAAGTTTTGAGAT CTTCTCCAATGGTACAAGTGGATGAAAGGGGGGAGAAAGTCAGACCAAACCACAAACGATGTATTATCATTCTCCGTGAGATCCCTGAAACAACACCTATCGAG GAGGTGAAGGCTCTGTTCAAGAATGAGAACTGCCCCAAGGTGATAAGCTGTGAGTTTGCTCACAACAACAACTGGTACGTTACATTCCAGTCCGACACAGACGCGCAACAG GCATTCAAATACTTAAGGGAAGAAGTGAAAACCTTTCAGGGCAAGCCAGTAATG GCCAGGATAAAAGCCATCAACACATTTTTTGCTAAGAATGGTTACCGGGTGGTGGATTCCAGTGTGTatccccagcctgtgcagacCCAAGCCCAGTTTGCCTCCCCCCTGTTTATGCAGCCTGTATATAGCCCTCAGCAGTACTCCATTTACAGCATCGTGCCTCAGACCTGGTCTCCAAATCCTGCACCTTACTTTGAGACACCACTG GCCCCGTTTCCCAACGGTGGATTTGTGAATGGCTTTAATACACCAGGATCATATAAAACAAATGCTGCTTCTCTGAGTATAGGTCGCCCATTCCACAGGAATAG ggtGAAGCCTCATTTCcgctcctccagcagctcagagcaccCTGAGGGGCCACCCGGTGCTGGTGCCCTGCCCATGGGGGACCTGAGCAGAACCAGCTCCAGGAATTTTGTCATGGAGAGACACAACAACTCCTTGACTGGGCACCAAGAGCCAGGGTATTCCCAGAAGGATTCTCCCAcggcacagctggagcagaacGGCGACTACGGCGTCGGCAGGGGCAG GAGGAACGTCTTCAGAGGTCGGAGGAGACGGGAGGACGACCGAGTTTCA agacCTCAGCcttcagcagaaacaaagacTCAGACACCAAAGTTTGACTTGCTTGCATCCAATTTCCCACCTttgcctggcagcacagcaaaaatTCTGGGAgagcctgtgctggagagcaggatgTCCGACATTGTTAAAGGAGTCTGCAAAGAGAAG gagaGCAAAGAGTCCCCGTCCCCCTGCCCGGCTCCTGCTGCGGACGAACCAGCGCCCAGCGCTGCCCAAGCGCCCGCGCCCAGCATCAGCTCCCCGAGCCAGcctgagcctgtgctgctgag CACGGTTCAGCCAGAGAGCAAACCAGAAGAAGTGTCAGCTCCGAAGGATGTGGCCAGCCCAGCTTCTCCACCTGCATCCATCTGTCCTGTGAGTGCTGCAAAGGCACCCAGGACAAACAGCtcctcacctgctgctccagcaagtgcagctcctgccctgtcaGTGCAG GAGCCTCGCAAGCTCAGCTACGCCGAAGTTTGCCAGAAGCCCCCAAAGGAGCCACCCCCAGTCCCTGTCCAGCCTCTGAGGGAACAGCGCACCAACATCGTTCCCCCTGCCAAAAACGAGGAGAATGGCACAGGGGAGAAGGCTCAGGAGAAGGTTCCTCACGAGAGGCCTGAAGGAAGAATGAAGGATTTCTCCGGGTTCCGCGGCAGCgcagctcccaggggagctgctgggagaatCAGGGAAAATCAGAGGCGCCAGTTTGGACGCAGATCTTCGCCTCAGGGAGCGCCACGCCGCGTGGGCAAGGAGCAGTTCGTGGGCAAGGAGCAGCAATTCgtgggcaaggagcagcagttcATGGGCAAGGAGCAGTACAAGGAGCAATTCgtgggcaaggagcagcagttcATGGGCAAGGAGCAGTACAAGGAGCAATTCgtgggcaaggagcagcagtcTGTGGGCAAGGAGCAGTACAAGGAGCAGTACAAGGAGCAGTTTGTGCCACCCCGGTCACCAAAGTAA